In Tessaracoccus flavus, the following are encoded in one genomic region:
- a CDS encoding DUF3040 domain-containing protein, producing the protein MALSEQERKLLEQLEASLMADDPKLHDTLSGSSSIRVHRRRATLAGLGFIAGVVVLLVGVQIHPAISIAGFVLMLVGALVGINSWQRVGDDSDQPARPRFTAPSGGPAQTSQDFMDKLEERWRRRQQGDL; encoded by the coding sequence ATGGCGCTTTCGGAGCAGGAACGCAAGCTGCTGGAGCAGCTCGAGGCGTCGCTCATGGCGGACGACCCGAAGCTCCACGACACGTTGAGCGGTTCGTCATCCATCCGGGTGCACCGGCGACGCGCCACGCTCGCCGGGCTCGGGTTCATCGCGGGTGTCGTCGTCCTGCTGGTGGGCGTCCAGATCCATCCTGCGATCAGCATCGCGGGGTTTGTGCTGATGCTGGTGGGGGCCCTCGTCGGGATCAACTCCTGGCAGCGCGTCGGCGACGACTCCGACCAGCCCGCGCGGCCCCGGTTCACTGCGCCGTCGGGCGGACCTGCCCAGACCAGCCAGGACTTCATGGACAAGCTTGAGGAGCGCTGGCGCCGACGCCAGCAGGGCGACCTCTGA
- a CDS encoding transglutaminaseTgpA domain-containing protein: MRFSYHPLTSVVIAVAVWLGLLPLRTMLQDHTFLYEAILPLGVSAVVGLALAALRSPRALTLLAQFVGVAGVVAWRGLSLAEGPEPAAALRDLTLAGTAAIRTGVPPLEPQPGLAWLILLLTATLVLVVELLVNGLEQPAWAIAPLALSFGIAALVIREDLPWPHVVPALAGFLMVLASVTGVHGDAVGRASRATAHHLSRMVAAAAIGAAALGVSLAAAPLAPLGEKQPWAEAGNDGPIQLSDPTVRLEEDLRRPSDRPVLTYRTDDGEPIYLRTVALPELTTGGARLLPMRLSRFGMENAYSYPGDEVEVEVQMAEVPSEYLPVPFAVDSIDAAGNWSYDPDTMAVVASGPERSQQTVGLEYSVVSTVVNASRDQIAAAEAGADVDPTNTTIPNGLTPGVTELTAQVVASSTTAGEKALAIQSWLRSDAFAYTLDAPSTTSTDAISAFLTADRAGYCIHFAAAMITMARIEGIPARMAVGFTPGQQLEDGSYEVTSHDAHAWPELFLEPLGWVPFEPTPAFEGPGDYTDPADQAPAEPSPDPSAPAEPSEPAEPSPSPTASPSAPATPQSDPGSSVPGWVPALLWTLGGLVLLGLPALVRIGLRSWRLRGGQDPGAAADAAWREVEDLFVDHGRSWPHGSPVPAAEAASDGLPASAASSLMSLAHTVERSRFARAGAPADDVASHVRAVRSGLAETTDRWRQWRAVLVPPSLFRRRRPARPGS; this comes from the coding sequence GTGAGGTTCTCCTATCACCCTCTCACTAGCGTCGTCATCGCCGTGGCGGTCTGGCTGGGGCTGTTGCCGCTGCGGACGATGCTCCAGGACCACACCTTCCTCTACGAGGCGATTCTTCCGCTCGGGGTGTCGGCCGTCGTGGGGCTGGCGCTCGCGGCGCTGCGGAGTCCGCGGGCGTTGACCCTGCTGGCCCAGTTCGTCGGCGTCGCCGGGGTCGTCGCCTGGCGCGGTCTCAGCCTCGCCGAGGGGCCGGAACCCGCCGCGGCCCTTCGTGACCTGACCTTGGCTGGCACTGCGGCGATCCGTACCGGCGTTCCGCCCCTGGAGCCGCAACCCGGCCTGGCCTGGCTGATCCTGCTCCTCACCGCCACGCTGGTGCTGGTGGTGGAGTTGCTCGTCAACGGGCTGGAGCAGCCCGCATGGGCGATAGCGCCGCTGGCGCTGAGCTTCGGCATCGCCGCGCTGGTCATCCGGGAGGATCTCCCGTGGCCCCACGTCGTCCCCGCCCTGGCGGGATTCCTCATGGTCCTGGCCAGCGTCACGGGCGTCCACGGTGACGCAGTGGGGAGGGCGTCGCGGGCCACCGCGCACCACCTCTCCAGGATGGTCGCCGCTGCTGCGATCGGAGCTGCCGCGCTCGGGGTGTCCCTCGCCGCGGCACCGCTGGCGCCGCTGGGCGAGAAGCAGCCCTGGGCCGAGGCCGGCAACGACGGCCCCATCCAGCTCAGCGACCCCACGGTCCGGCTGGAGGAGGATCTCCGCCGGCCCAGCGACCGCCCCGTGCTCACCTACCGCACCGACGACGGCGAACCCATCTATCTCCGCACGGTCGCGCTGCCGGAACTCACCACCGGCGGCGCCCGGCTGCTGCCCATGCGCCTGTCCCGCTTCGGGATGGAGAACGCCTACAGCTACCCGGGCGACGAGGTCGAGGTCGAGGTGCAGATGGCCGAAGTCCCGTCGGAGTACCTCCCGGTGCCGTTCGCGGTCGACTCGATCGACGCCGCCGGGAACTGGTCCTACGACCCCGACACCATGGCGGTCGTGGCGTCCGGGCCAGAGCGCAGCCAACAGACCGTGGGACTGGAGTATTCGGTGGTCTCCACGGTCGTCAATGCCAGCCGCGACCAGATCGCTGCGGCGGAGGCCGGGGCCGACGTCGATCCGACGAACACGACGATCCCGAACGGCCTGACCCCCGGCGTCACCGAGCTCACCGCCCAGGTGGTCGCGTCGTCCACCACCGCCGGCGAGAAGGCGCTGGCCATCCAGTCGTGGCTCCGCTCGGACGCCTTCGCCTACACGCTGGACGCCCCGAGCACCACCTCCACCGACGCCATCAGCGCCTTCCTCACCGCCGATCGCGCCGGGTACTGCATCCACTTCGCCGCCGCCATGATCACGATGGCGCGGATTGAGGGCATCCCCGCACGCATGGCGGTCGGCTTCACGCCGGGCCAACAGCTCGAGGACGGGTCGTACGAAGTGACCTCCCACGACGCCCACGCCTGGCCGGAACTGTTCCTCGAACCCCTGGGATGGGTGCCGTTCGAGCCCACGCCCGCCTTTGAGGGGCCCGGTGACTACACCGACCCGGCGGACCAGGCACCGGCCGAGCCCTCCCCCGACCCCTCGGCACCCGCCGAGCCGTCAGAGCCCGCCGAACCGTCGCCGAGCCCCACCGCGTCCCCGTCGGCCCCCGCCACGCCACAGAGCGATCCGGGGTCCTCAGTGCCCGGGTGGGTGCCCGCGCTGCTCTGGACGCTGGGCGGGCTGGTGCTCCTTGGGCTGCCGGCGCTGGTACGGATCGGTCTGCGCTCGTGGCGCCTGCGAGGCGGTCAGGATCCGGGTGCGGCTGCAGACGCGGCGTGGCGCGAGGTGGAGGATCTGTTCGTCGACCACGGACGGTCCTGGCCTCACGGTTCGCCCGTCCCTGCCGCTGAGGCGGCGTCCGACGGGCTGCCCGCATCAGCGGCGTCGTCACTGATGTCGCTCGCCCACACCGTGGAGAGGAGCCGTTTCGCGCGCGCCGGGGCACCGGCCGACGACGTTGCCAGCCATGTCCGCGCCGTGCGCTCCGGTCTGGCGGAGACCACCGACCGGTGGCGGCAGTGGCGTGCGGTCCTGGTTCCGCCGTCGCTGTTCCGGCGACGGCGACCGGCTCGCCCGGGCAGTTGA
- a CDS encoding DUF58 domain-containing protein, which yields MRRVHWKLSAKQDDLMVRLEEHPWDPSSTLIVDTRTAAHFGDGPRGSLEWAVSAVASVAALLTEGRHRVAILSPSGVVHQSGRAVGESAKRAMIESLTDLTASDIDWLGEAVADPEAMGSSAAVIAVTGLLKPSDAAALVAASARARKLIALVPDADAWGGAPHPEHDKACRLLLGHGWTVERYRPGETVPLVWERVSR from the coding sequence ATGCGCCGGGTCCACTGGAAGCTGTCCGCCAAGCAGGACGACCTCATGGTCCGGCTGGAGGAGCATCCGTGGGACCCGTCCAGCACGCTGATCGTCGACACCCGCACCGCGGCCCACTTCGGCGACGGCCCGCGCGGAAGCCTGGAGTGGGCGGTCTCGGCCGTCGCGTCGGTGGCCGCGCTTCTGACCGAGGGCAGACATCGGGTTGCGATCCTCTCGCCATCCGGCGTCGTCCACCAATCCGGACGCGCCGTCGGTGAGTCCGCCAAGCGGGCCATGATCGAGTCCCTGACGGATCTGACCGCATCGGACATCGACTGGCTCGGAGAGGCAGTCGCCGACCCGGAGGCGATGGGATCGTCGGCGGCGGTCATCGCCGTCACCGGACTGCTCAAGCCGTCCGATGCCGCGGCACTCGTCGCCGCGAGTGCCAGGGCACGCAAGCTCATCGCGCTCGTCCCTGACGCCGACGCCTGGGGCGGCGCCCCTCACCCGGAGCACGACAAGGCCTGCCGACTGTTGCTGGGCCACGGCTGGACCGTCGAGCGCTACCGGCCGGGCGAGACCGTCCCGCTGGTCTGGGAGAGGGTGTCACGGTGA
- a CDS encoding AAA family ATPase → MNESSVTLREVAELANRISAEMARVIEGKPQQIRTAVTVLLAGGHLLIEDVPGVGKTVLAKSLGRAIHGDVKRIQFTPDLLPSDVTGVSVFNQSTREFEFKPGGIFAHIVLGDEINRASPKTQSALLESMAEGQVSADGKTYALSKPFMVIATQNPIEMEGTYPLPEAQRDRFMARITMGYPARTSEIAMLTHHAGGDQLDTVTPVTDALAVAAAVEAIRAVYVAPVINDYIVTIVDKTRTHDDLRLGASPRASLHLMRAARVQAALAGRDYVIPEDVSALAVEVLAHRVLTTVEAQVARRDPDDIVRSIVASVPTPARA, encoded by the coding sequence GTGAACGAGTCCTCAGTCACGCTGCGTGAAGTCGCGGAACTTGCCAACCGCATCTCAGCGGAGATGGCACGCGTCATCGAAGGCAAGCCTCAGCAGATCCGCACCGCCGTCACGGTCCTCCTGGCCGGGGGCCACCTCCTCATCGAGGATGTCCCCGGCGTCGGGAAGACGGTGCTCGCGAAGTCCCTGGGCCGCGCCATCCACGGCGACGTCAAGCGCATCCAGTTCACGCCGGACCTGCTGCCGAGCGACGTGACGGGAGTGTCGGTGTTCAATCAGTCCACCCGGGAGTTCGAGTTCAAGCCGGGCGGGATCTTCGCCCACATCGTGCTGGGCGACGAGATCAACCGGGCATCACCGAAGACCCAGTCGGCCCTGCTGGAGTCCATGGCCGAGGGTCAGGTCTCCGCAGACGGCAAGACGTACGCCCTCAGCAAGCCGTTCATGGTCATCGCGACGCAGAACCCCATCGAAATGGAGGGCACCTATCCCCTCCCCGAGGCGCAGCGGGACCGCTTCATGGCCCGGATCACCATGGGGTACCCCGCCCGAACCTCCGAGATCGCCATGCTCACCCACCACGCGGGGGGAGACCAGCTGGACACCGTCACGCCCGTTACTGATGCCTTGGCCGTGGCCGCAGCCGTCGAGGCGATCCGGGCGGTCTACGTGGCCCCGGTCATCAACGACTACATCGTGACGATCGTCGACAAGACCCGCACCCACGACGACCTCCGGCTCGGGGCAAGCCCTCGGGCCTCGCTGCACCTCATGCGCGCCGCCCGCGTCCAGGCTGCGCTGGCCGGGCGGGACTACGTCATCCCTGAGGACGTCTCCGCACTCGCGGTGGAGGTGCTCGCCCACCGGGTGCTCACCACCGTAGAGGCGCAGGTGGCTAGGAGAGACCCCGACGACATCGTGCGGTCCATCGTTGCCTCCGTCCCCACTCCCGCCCGGGCCTGA
- the mraZ gene encoding division/cell wall cluster transcriptional repressor MraZ: protein MFLGTYTPKLDEKGRLILPARFRDDLEEGLVVTRTQERALAVYPKATFEALLRPVLNAPSTLKQVRDYQRMLTAGASFEIPDRQGRVTIPPLLRTYAGLDRDVVVIGAGDRAEIWDASTWLTYSDANEDGFAEMDSAVTALLGDQ, encoded by the coding sequence GTGTTTCTGGGGACGTATACGCCGAAGCTGGACGAGAAGGGCCGACTCATCCTTCCCGCGCGCTTCCGTGACGATCTCGAGGAGGGGCTTGTGGTCACCCGCACCCAGGAGCGGGCGCTCGCCGTCTACCCCAAGGCCACGTTCGAGGCGCTGCTGCGCCCCGTGCTCAACGCTCCCAGCACCCTCAAGCAGGTCCGCGACTATCAGCGCATGCTGACGGCCGGGGCCAGCTTTGAAATCCCAGACCGGCAGGGCCGCGTGACGATCCCCCCGTTGCTGCGCACCTACGCCGGACTGGACCGAGACGTCGTCGTGATCGGTGCGGGGGACCGCGCCGAGATCTGGGACGCCTCGACCTGGCTCACCTACTCCGACGCCAACGAAGACGGATTCGCGGAGATGGACAGCGCAGTCACAGCCCTGTTGGGCGATCAATAG
- the rsmH gene encoding 16S rRNA (cytosine(1402)-N(4))-methyltransferase RsmH, which produces MRDRIVELLRPALTAPGAVYVDGTLGLAGHAIAILEACPSARLIGIDRDPDAHEVARERLGHLADRATLVQAVYDELPEVLEDLGVDTVDAILLDLGLSSLQIDRTDRGFAYRVDSPLDMRMNQGEGQTAADVLNTYSSRDLSRILRRYGEERFADRIARAVVAAREAEPFRTSARLVETISAAIPAAARHTGGHPAKRTFQALRIEVNRELAALEAALPAAVGALAVGGRMAVLSYHSLEDRLVKRTFAERATDRGPRDMPVVPDHLRAELALLTRGAERPDQHEIDTNPRAASARLRVAQRVKEAA; this is translated from the coding sequence ATGCGCGACCGGATCGTCGAACTGTTGCGCCCCGCGCTGACAGCGCCGGGCGCCGTGTACGTCGACGGCACGCTCGGGTTGGCCGGTCACGCCATCGCCATCCTTGAGGCCTGCCCTTCCGCCCGCCTGATCGGGATCGACCGCGATCCGGATGCCCACGAGGTGGCTCGCGAGCGGCTGGGGCACCTGGCCGACCGGGCCACCCTCGTGCAGGCGGTCTACGACGAACTGCCCGAAGTCCTGGAGGACCTGGGCGTCGACACGGTGGACGCCATCCTCCTCGACCTCGGCCTCTCGTCGCTGCAGATCGACCGGACCGACCGCGGGTTCGCCTACCGGGTCGACTCGCCACTGGACATGAGGATGAACCAGGGGGAGGGTCAGACCGCCGCCGACGTGCTCAACACCTATTCTTCTCGCGACCTTTCCAGGATCCTCCGCCGCTACGGCGAGGAGAGGTTCGCCGACCGCATCGCGCGCGCCGTCGTCGCGGCACGGGAGGCCGAACCGTTCCGCACGTCCGCCCGGTTGGTGGAGACCATCTCCGCGGCGATTCCGGCGGCCGCGCGCCACACGGGCGGCCACCCTGCCAAGCGCACCTTCCAGGCTCTGCGGATCGAGGTGAACCGGGAACTGGCTGCGCTTGAGGCTGCACTCCCAGCGGCAGTGGGGGCACTCGCGGTCGGTGGCCGCATGGCCGTCCTCAGCTACCACTCGCTGGAGGATCGGCTGGTCAAGCGCACGTTTGCCGAACGGGCCACCGACCGCGGGCCCCGGGACATGCCCGTGGTGCCCGATCACCTGCGGGCCGAGCTGGCGCTGCTCACGCGAGGCGCCGAGCGCCCGGATCAACACGAAATCGACACCAACCCCCGGGCCGCGTCCGCGCGGCTGCGGGTCGCCCAACGAGTGAAGGAGGCCGCATGA
- a CDS encoding peptidoglycan D,D-transpeptidase FtsI family protein has protein sequence MVVVAMLLGGAGLRAVQLQALDSQAFAAEAAAKMQSTRELPATRGSITDRNGVVMAATEPAMIISIDPDMVRTNGADKRYAMSAKKQEEAAAAPDAVAEILVKHLGGKKQTYLDLIATPDSRYEIVERKVPADVYTAIQADMKLGIDQDRRRPWFGVFADPDPIRVYPNRSVASNVLGFMNAEGEGAGGLEYSLEEGLRGTPGQTTYDRSTYGRIPLGTNVMTPAVDGNSYTLTIDSDMQWMAEQALADGVREAGAKTGKLVMMNTKTGELLALANYPSYDSTNPGAAEEEDRGNRAVTEVYEPGSVQKVLTMAALADSGLVTPATKVVVPPRIASGGGYVRDSFDHGTINLTARGIVAQSSNIGTIQLARQLPKAELSRYLQEFGLGTKPGTGLPGESTGVVPGADMADYTRDQIAFGQGLSVNAIQMAAAVSAAVNGGVYHQPRLIRSATTSDGTPIELPTPESRRVISEDASSMVVEMMESVITLNDSRAIPGYRTIGKSGTAQRFDPACKCYNGFTASFVGAAPAEDPQIVVYVVLDQPTNGNLGSRLALPVVNNVLSLALPRFHVAPSTAEAPELPLTFD, from the coding sequence ATGGTGGTGGTGGCGATGCTGCTCGGCGGCGCCGGTCTCCGGGCTGTCCAACTGCAGGCGCTCGATTCGCAGGCCTTCGCGGCCGAGGCCGCTGCCAAGATGCAGTCGACGCGCGAGCTGCCCGCCACGCGGGGCAGCATCACCGACCGCAACGGCGTGGTGATGGCCGCCACCGAACCGGCCATGATCATCTCCATCGATCCCGACATGGTGCGCACCAACGGCGCCGACAAGCGCTACGCGATGAGCGCGAAGAAGCAGGAGGAGGCGGCCGCGGCACCGGACGCCGTGGCGGAGATCCTCGTCAAGCATCTCGGCGGCAAGAAGCAGACGTACCTCGACCTCATCGCCACGCCTGACTCGCGCTACGAGATCGTTGAGCGCAAGGTGCCGGCCGACGTCTACACCGCGATCCAGGCCGACATGAAGCTGGGCATCGACCAAGACCGCAGGCGTCCGTGGTTCGGCGTGTTCGCCGACCCCGACCCGATTCGCGTGTACCCGAACCGCAGCGTCGCATCCAACGTGCTGGGGTTCATGAACGCCGAGGGCGAGGGCGCCGGCGGCCTCGAGTACTCGCTTGAGGAGGGCCTCCGCGGCACTCCCGGGCAGACCACCTACGACCGCTCCACCTACGGCAGGATCCCCCTGGGCACCAACGTGATGACCCCGGCGGTGGACGGCAACAGCTACACCCTCACGATCGACTCCGACATGCAGTGGATGGCCGAGCAGGCGCTCGCCGATGGCGTCCGGGAAGCCGGGGCCAAGACCGGCAAGCTCGTCATGATGAACACCAAGACGGGTGAGCTTCTGGCGCTGGCCAACTACCCGAGCTACGACTCCACCAACCCCGGCGCGGCCGAGGAGGAGGACAGGGGCAACCGGGCGGTGACCGAGGTCTACGAGCCGGGCTCGGTCCAGAAGGTGCTGACGATGGCAGCGCTGGCCGACTCCGGCCTCGTGACCCCGGCGACCAAGGTCGTCGTGCCGCCGAGGATCGCGTCCGGCGGAGGATATGTGCGCGATTCGTTCGACCACGGCACCATCAACCTGACGGCGCGGGGGATTGTCGCCCAGTCCTCCAACATCGGCACGATCCAGCTTGCGAGGCAACTGCCGAAGGCCGAACTCTCCCGATACCTCCAGGAGTTCGGGCTCGGCACCAAGCCGGGGACCGGCCTGCCCGGTGAGTCGACGGGGGTGGTGCCCGGCGCCGACATGGCCGACTACACCCGCGATCAGATCGCGTTCGGGCAGGGACTTTCCGTCAACGCAATCCAGATGGCTGCCGCGGTCTCGGCAGCGGTCAACGGTGGCGTCTACCACCAGCCGAGGCTGATCCGGTCCGCGACAACCTCGGACGGTACGCCGATCGAACTGCCGACGCCCGAATCGCGGCGTGTCATCTCCGAGGATGCGTCGTCGATGGTGGTCGAGATGATGGAGTCGGTCATCACGCTGAATGACTCGCGCGCCATCCCGGGGTACCGGACCATCGGCAAGTCCGGCACCGCGCAGCGGTTCGACCCCGCGTGCAAGTGCTACAACGGCTTCACAGCGTCGTTCGTCGGGGCGGCCCCCGCAGAGGACCCCCAGATCGTGGTGTACGTCGTGCTGGATCAGCCGACCAACGGCAACCTGGGCAGCCGCCTCGCTCTGCCCGTGGTCAACAACGTCTTGTCGCTGGCCCTGCCCCGGTTCCACGTTGCGCCCTCCACCGCCGAAGCGCCGGAGCTACCGCTAACGTTCGACTGA
- a CDS encoding UDP-N-acetylmuramoyl-tripeptide--D-alanyl-D-alanine ligase, translating to MSELVDLMQPAPVELFGEDATVGPDVVIDNREATEGCLFVAIPGERVDGHAFAGAAVEAGARGIIGMYSTEADVPHLLAEDSVTALSWLARGLVREARARGMISIGVTGSSGKTSTKDLMAQVFEAAGPTVAPVGSQNNEVGVPLTACRIDDETAYLVSEMGARGIGHISWLTSLVGLDVGVCLNVGRAHVGEFGGVEATAKAKSEIVADLSSEGWAVLNANDPAVAAMRERTSARVAWFGEGDLPPGDLRVSARDVTLNGLSQASFELVVSDDDGDRTARVELSVIGRHQVMNALAAAAAAVAVGLDVESVASSLSGATQRSSWRMELLQRHDGVLVLNDAYNANPDSMEVGLRTAVELGLSTRAEHPSGRVIAVLGDMLELGPLTEESHVELGRLAADMGVAEVIAVGENASSIVAGATAEGLAARVSDRDSIASSLNLSPGDVVLIKGSRGVGLETVAAELVALDGDDS from the coding sequence ATGAGTGAACTCGTCGATCTGATGCAGCCGGCTCCGGTCGAGTTGTTCGGTGAGGACGCGACTGTCGGCCCGGACGTCGTGATCGACAACCGCGAGGCCACGGAGGGCTGCCTGTTCGTCGCGATCCCGGGGGAGAGGGTCGACGGCCACGCGTTCGCGGGCGCGGCCGTGGAGGCCGGCGCGCGGGGGATCATCGGCATGTACTCAACCGAGGCCGACGTGCCGCACCTCCTCGCGGAGGATTCCGTGACGGCCCTGAGCTGGCTCGCGCGCGGGCTCGTCCGCGAAGCCAGGGCCCGCGGCATGATCAGCATCGGGGTCACCGGCAGTTCGGGCAAGACCAGCACGAAGGACCTCATGGCGCAGGTGTTCGAGGCCGCCGGCCCCACCGTGGCACCCGTCGGATCGCAGAACAACGAGGTAGGCGTCCCCCTGACCGCCTGCCGGATCGACGACGAGACGGCCTACCTCGTCTCCGAGATGGGGGCCCGGGGGATCGGGCACATCTCCTGGCTCACCTCCCTGGTGGGCCTCGACGTCGGCGTGTGCCTCAACGTCGGCAGGGCCCACGTCGGCGAGTTCGGGGGGGTCGAGGCGACCGCGAAGGCGAAGTCGGAGATCGTCGCAGATCTCAGCAGTGAGGGCTGGGCGGTGCTGAACGCCAACGACCCGGCCGTCGCCGCCATGCGCGAGAGGACCAGCGCCCGGGTTGCCTGGTTCGGCGAAGGGGACCTGCCTCCCGGTGATCTCCGCGTCTCCGCCCGTGACGTCACACTCAACGGGCTCAGCCAGGCGAGCTTCGAGCTGGTGGTCTCCGACGACGACGGCGACCGGACGGCAAGAGTGGAGCTCTCGGTCATCGGCCGGCACCAGGTCATGAACGCCCTCGCCGCTGCAGCGGCCGCCGTCGCCGTCGGGCTGGATGTCGAGTCGGTCGCGTCGTCGCTGTCCGGGGCGACGCAGCGGTCCAGCTGGCGCATGGAACTCCTGCAGCGCCACGACGGGGTGCTGGTACTCAACGACGCCTACAACGCCAACCCGGACTCGATGGAGGTGGGCCTCCGGACCGCCGTCGAGTTGGGGCTCAGCACCAGGGCGGAACACCCTTCGGGTCGGGTGATCGCGGTCCTCGGCGACATGCTGGAGCTCGGTCCCCTGACCGAGGAGAGCCACGTGGAGCTGGGACGGCTCGCGGCCGACATGGGTGTGGCCGAGGTGATCGCGGTCGGCGAGAACGCGAGCAGCATCGTGGCCGGAGCGACCGCGGAGGGGCTCGCCGCGCGGGTCTCGGATCGCGACTCCATCGCATCGTCGCTTAACCTTTCCCCCGGCGATGTGGTCCTCATCAAGGGATCGCGAGGCGTCGGGCTGGAAACCGTCGCTGCTGAACTGGTTGCCCTGGACGGAGACGACTCATGA
- the mraY gene encoding phospho-N-acetylmuramoyl-pentapeptide-transferase, translated as MIMILLAGGLSLLFAMLATPLLINFLTRRQYGQFIREDGPTAHYVKRGTPTMGGLVIVGAAVLAYFVAHLLRWQAPSLSALLVLGLAIGMGTLGFLDDWAKISKERSLGLTPRGKLIGQFLIGAAFALLALNFPNDRGLTPASPAVSFLRDINWLHLPLFLAVLFIVFLIMSWSNAVNLTDGLDGLAAGSATLVFAAYTLVSIWQFNQWCSRASTAGPRCYVVRDPHDLAVVAIAFAGACFGFLWWNAKPAKIFMGDTGSMAIGATLAGLSVLTRTELLLVVLGLLFVIEVGSVALQVGYFKATKGKRIFKMSPIHHHFELLGWQEVTVVIRFWIICGLCVALGVGIFYAEWVVGQ; from the coding sequence ATGATCATGATCCTGCTCGCGGGCGGGCTGTCACTGCTGTTCGCAATGCTGGCCACGCCCCTGCTGATCAACTTCCTCACCCGGCGACAGTACGGCCAGTTCATCCGCGAGGACGGTCCGACCGCCCACTACGTCAAGCGTGGGACGCCGACCATGGGTGGTCTGGTCATCGTCGGAGCCGCCGTGCTCGCCTACTTCGTCGCGCACCTGCTTCGCTGGCAGGCACCGTCCCTGTCGGCGTTGCTGGTGCTCGGCCTGGCCATCGGCATGGGCACGCTCGGCTTCCTCGACGACTGGGCGAAGATCTCGAAGGAGCGCAGCCTGGGGCTCACCCCCCGAGGCAAGCTCATCGGCCAGTTCCTCATCGGCGCCGCCTTCGCCCTGCTGGCGCTGAACTTCCCCAACGACCGCGGGCTCACCCCAGCGTCCCCGGCCGTCAGCTTCCTCCGCGACATCAACTGGTTGCACCTGCCGCTGTTCCTCGCGGTGCTGTTCATCGTCTTCCTCATCATGTCCTGGTCCAACGCCGTCAACCTCACCGACGGGCTCGACGGGCTCGCGGCCGGCAGCGCCACCCTCGTGTTCGCCGCCTACACTCTCGTGAGCATCTGGCAGTTCAACCAGTGGTGCTCCCGCGCCTCGACTGCCGGCCCCCGCTGCTACGTGGTGCGTGATCCGCACGATCTGGCGGTCGTCGCCATCGCGTTCGCCGGAGCGTGTTTCGGCTTCCTGTGGTGGAACGCGAAGCCCGCGAAGATCTTCATGGGGGACACGGGATCCATGGCCATCGGAGCGACGCTGGCCGGTCTCTCCGTGCTCACCCGCACCGAGCTGCTGCTCGTGGTTCTCGGCCTCCTCTTCGTCATCGAGGTCGGCTCGGTGGCGCTGCAGGTGGGCTACTTCAAGGCCACCAAGGGCAAGCGGATCTTCAAGATGTCGCCGATCCATCACCACTTCGAACTCCTCGGCTGGCAGGAAGTGACCGTGGTGATCCGGTTCTGGATCATCTGCGGGCTCTGCGTGGCCCTTGGCGTCGGCATCTTCTACGCGGAATGGGTGGTCGGCCAGTGA